The Candidatus Lernaella stagnicola genomic interval GCTTTCGGCGCCCAAGTTTGGACGGGCGCCGAAAGCCTTTTCGTGTGAAGGACGATAACCGTGCTGAACAAGATCAAGATTTTTTTACGCGAAGTACGCGCGGAGTTGAGGAAGGTTTCGTGGCCCAGCCGCGAGGTCACTATTGCCTCGACGTGGGTGGTGATTGCCATCTGTTTCATCTTTGCGGTCTACTTCGCGGTTGTCGATTACTCCTTAGGCTGGTTGATCAAGGCGTTTTTAGGCGCGAATTAATAAGGATAGCGGCATGGCCGATTTCAAGTGGTATGTGGTTCACA includes:
- the secE gene encoding preprotein translocase subunit SecE, whose protein sequence is MLNKIKIFLREVRAELRKVSWPSREVTIASTWVVIAICFIFAVYFAVVDYSLGWLIKAFLGAN